A genomic segment from Desulfonatronum lacustre DSM 10312 encodes:
- a CDS encoding glycine betaine ABC transporter substrate-binding protein: MMSKKLFRILLALSVILLVTAGTASAQDKSVRIAYVEWDCAAASTHVVQAALEEMGYDVEILPVAAAAMWQAVGTGNVDGMVTAWLPVTHADYYERVKDSVVDLGPIVGGAKLGWAVPSYVTIDSIAEMNDHADKFNGRIIGIDPGAGLMRLSEDAVREYGLTKFELIEGSDATMTGALSNAVDRDEWVVVTAWSPHWMFGVWDLKYLDDPKGILGGEESIHTIVRQGLEEDKPEVYNFLKNFAYESPNQLQMIMAWNQESGADRLENAKRFLRENPEQFESWKK; encoded by the coding sequence ATGATGAGTAAAAAACTGTTTCGCATCCTGCTGGCCCTGTCGGTCATTCTGTTGGTGACCGCCGGTACGGCGTCCGCTCAGGACAAGTCCGTGCGTATCGCCTACGTGGAATGGGACTGCGCCGCGGCCAGCACCCACGTGGTCCAGGCGGCTCTGGAAGAAATGGGCTATGACGTGGAAATTCTACCCGTGGCCGCCGCGGCCATGTGGCAGGCCGTGGGCACCGGCAACGTGGACGGGATGGTCACCGCCTGGCTGCCCGTGACCCACGCCGACTACTACGAGCGAGTCAAGGACTCCGTGGTAGACCTGGGCCCCATTGTCGGCGGCGCCAAGCTGGGTTGGGCCGTACCCTCCTACGTGACCATCGACTCCATCGCTGAAATGAACGACCATGCGGACAAGTTCAACGGTCGGATCATCGGCATCGATCCGGGCGCCGGCCTGATGCGCCTGTCCGAAGACGCGGTGCGTGAATACGGTCTTACCAAGTTTGAATTGATCGAAGGCAGCGACGCCACCATGACCGGGGCCCTGAGCAACGCCGTGGACCGCGATGAATGGGTGGTCGTCACAGCTTGGTCCCCGCACTGGATGTTCGGCGTCTGGGATCTGAAGTACCTGGACGACCCCAAGGGCATCCTGGGCGGCGAAGAAAGCATCCACACCATCGTCCGCCAGGGCCTTGAGGAAGACAAGCCGGAAGTCTACAACTTCCTGAAGAACTTCGCCTATGAAAGCCCCAACCAGTTGCAGATGATCATGGCCTGGAACCAGGAATCCGGCGCGGACCGCCTGGAAAACGCCAAGCGTTTTCTGCGCGAAAACCCGGAGCAGTTCGAGAGCTGGAAGAAATAG
- a CDS encoding response regulator, with amino-acid sequence MSVLRVLIVEDSEDDVLLVVRALKKAGLELVHKRVETRQAMQDALGSEPWDLIVSDHVMPEFDSFQALDVLKRSGLDIPFILVSGSIGEEMAVETMKAGVHDFVMKDKLARLAPAVMRELKEAENRRDKKAAHEALVVAKKAAEAANEVKSAFLANMSHEIRTPLNGIMGLLQLMQTTPLDPDQKRFMGLALTSAERLAALLSDILDICSIDSGQVEVHKDRINLRDVADSAMDLFSLPAEEKNIRLEGRYDPAIPATLLGDAVRVRQILFNLIGNAVKFTEKGLVRVDVAPVGMNRGNRLRVLISVSDTGIGMQEDRLDDLFKPFVQQDSSITRKYQGAGLGLTIVKRLVDLMEGNLSVESVPGEGSTFHVLLPLMMPEGGTGDLDRPGTWPGEKKGGLSILYAEDDPANQITVRLLLERVGHHVAVAEDGRKALDLLATDNFDCVLMDVQMPQMDGIETTKAIRTWESLRRIKDIPIIALSAKAMPGDRESFLNVGMNDYLAKPVRIEDLEEMVRRHCGR; translated from the coding sequence ATGTCCGTGTTGCGCGTACTGATCGTTGAAGACTCCGAAGACGACGTGTTGCTGGTTGTCCGGGCCTTGAAAAAGGCCGGGCTGGAGCTGGTCCATAAGCGGGTGGAAACGAGGCAGGCCATGCAAGACGCCTTGGGATCGGAGCCCTGGGACCTGATCGTTTCCGACCACGTCATGCCCGAGTTCGATTCGTTCCAGGCCCTCGACGTTCTGAAGCGCAGCGGCCTGGACATCCCGTTCATCCTGGTTTCCGGGAGCATCGGCGAGGAGATGGCCGTGGAGACCATGAAGGCCGGGGTGCATGATTTCGTCATGAAGGACAAGCTGGCCAGGCTCGCGCCGGCGGTCATGCGGGAACTTAAGGAGGCGGAGAACCGTCGGGACAAGAAAGCCGCTCACGAGGCTCTGGTGGTGGCCAAAAAGGCGGCCGAGGCCGCCAACGAGGTCAAGAGCGCGTTTCTTGCGAACATGAGCCATGAGATCCGCACGCCGCTCAACGGAATCATGGGCCTGTTGCAGTTGATGCAAACCACGCCGTTGGACCCTGATCAAAAGCGCTTCATGGGGTTGGCCTTGACCTCGGCGGAGCGCCTGGCCGCGCTGCTTTCGGACATTCTGGACATTTGCAGCATCGACTCGGGCCAGGTGGAAGTTCATAAGGACCGGATCAATCTTCGGGACGTGGCGGATTCGGCCATGGATTTGTTCTCACTGCCGGCCGAAGAGAAGAACATCCGTCTGGAAGGACGGTATGATCCGGCCATTCCGGCCACTCTGCTGGGCGACGCGGTCCGGGTGCGCCAGATTCTTTTCAACCTGATCGGCAATGCCGTGAAGTTTACTGAAAAGGGACTGGTCCGCGTGGACGTCGCGCCGGTGGGGATGAATCGGGGAAATCGGCTGCGCGTGCTGATTTCGGTGTCCGACACCGGGATCGGCATGCAGGAGGACCGACTCGATGATCTGTTCAAGCCGTTCGTACAGCAGGACTCCTCCATCACCCGCAAATATCAGGGCGCGGGGCTGGGATTGACCATCGTCAAGCGGCTGGTGGATTTGATGGAGGGAAACCTTTCCGTGGAGAGCGTTCCGGGAGAAGGCTCTACGTTCCATGTGCTTTTGCCGCTCATGATGCCCGAAGGCGGTACCGGGGATCTGGATCGTCCAGGAACATGGCCCGGAGAAAAGAAAGGAGGGCTGAGCATCCTTTATGCCGAGGACGATCCGGCCAATCAGATCACCGTGCGGTTGTTGCTGGAGCGTGTCGGACATCACGTCGCTGTGGCCGAGGATGGTCGAAAGGCCTTGGACCTGCTGGCAACGGACAATTTCGATTGCGTCCTGATGGACGTGCAAATGCCGCAAATGGACGGCATTGAGACCACGAAAGCCATCCGAACCTGGGAAAGCCTGCGACGCATCAAGGACATTCCGATTATCGCGCTTTCCGCCAAAGCCATGCCCGGGGACAGGGAGAGCTTCCTGAACGTGGGGATGAACGACTATCTGGCCAAGCCGGTCCGGATCGAGGACTTGGAGGAAATGGTCAGGCGGCATTGCGGGAGATGA
- a CDS encoding response regulator codes for MSRKIILLVEDNPDDVLLTRRALQKNNILNELVVAEDGVEALDYLFGQGAYAGRDVGVQPQVVLLDIKLPRLDGIEVLRRIRANESTKLLPVVMLTSSSEERDRLETYSLGANSYIRKPVDFQQFIDAVRQLGLYWLVLNESPPLPKGG; via the coding sequence ATGTCTCGCAAAATCATTCTCCTGGTGGAGGACAATCCCGATGATGTCCTACTCACTCGGAGAGCACTACAAAAAAATAACATTTTGAACGAGTTGGTGGTGGCTGAAGACGGGGTGGAGGCCTTGGACTACCTTTTCGGGCAGGGGGCGTATGCCGGGAGGGACGTGGGCGTTCAGCCGCAGGTGGTCCTTCTGGACATCAAGCTCCCGCGACTGGACGGCATCGAGGTGCTGCGCCGGATTCGCGCCAACGAGTCGACCAAGCTGCTGCCCGTGGTCATGCTGACCTCTTCCAGCGAGGAGCGGGACCGGTTGGAGACCTACAGCCTCGGCGCTAACAGCTATATCCGTAAGCCGGTGGATTTTCAGCAATTCATAGACGCCGTCCGTCAGCTCGGTCTGTACTGGCTGGTGTTGAATGAATCACCCCCGCTTCCCAAGGGAGGATGA
- a CDS encoding ABC transporter permease translates to MPKIPIGATIEAIIDFLVTNFSFLTIAFTRVMEIVIRAIENGLLFLPPWLFILLAAGLTFWLTKKRGIGIFTLLGLALIWNMGLWVPTVSTITLVLIATLTALSIGIPIGILAALHSGVNRVVQPVLDVMQTMPAFVYLIPAIPFFGLGKVAAIFATVIFSMPPAIRLTCLGIKQVPRELVECADAFGSNKWQKLFKLQLPLATPTIMAGVNQTVMLGLSMVVIAAMIGARGLGGEVWRAIQRLQMGSGFEAGLGIVIVAIILDRVLQHFGTKKN, encoded by the coding sequence ATGCCTAAAATACCTATTGGAGCGACCATTGAGGCGATCATCGACTTTTTGGTCACCAACTTCTCCTTTCTGACCATCGCCTTCACCAGGGTCATGGAGATCGTGATCCGGGCCATTGAAAACGGCCTGCTGTTCCTGCCGCCTTGGCTGTTCATTCTGCTTGCCGCCGGATTGACTTTCTGGCTGACCAAGAAACGAGGCATCGGTATCTTTACGCTGCTGGGCCTGGCCCTGATCTGGAACATGGGGTTGTGGGTGCCCACGGTGAGCACCATCACCCTGGTGCTCATCGCCACCCTGACCGCCCTGAGCATCGGCATTCCCATCGGGATATTGGCGGCCCTGCACAGCGGCGTGAACCGGGTCGTGCAGCCGGTTCTGGACGTCATGCAGACCATGCCGGCCTTCGTCTACCTGATCCCGGCGATCCCCTTTTTCGGTCTGGGCAAGGTGGCCGCCATCTTTGCCACGGTGATCTTCTCCATGCCCCCGGCCATTCGTCTAACCTGCCTGGGCATCAAGCAGGTGCCGCGCGAATTGGTGGAATGCGCCGACGCCTTCGGTTCCAACAAGTGGCAAAAGCTGTTCAAGCTGCAACTGCCCCTGGCCACGCCGACCATCATGGCCGGCGTCAACCAGACCGTGATGCTCGGCCTTTCCATGGTGGTCATCGCGGCCATGATCGGCGCACGGGGCCTGGGCGGCGAGGTCTGGCGGGCCATCCAGCGTCTGCAGATGGGCAGCGGCTTCGAAGCCGGTCTGGGCATCGTGATCGTGGCCATCATCCTGGACCGCGTCCTGCAGCACTTCGGCACCAAGAAAAACTAA